DNA sequence from the Persephonella sp. genome:
TGTTCCCCTTCTTGCGATGAGAATATGTGGTGTCTGCACAGGAACACATTACTACACAAGCACCCAGACTGTAGAACATGCACTTGGAATTCTTCCTCCAAAAAATGCAAGGCTTGTCAGAAATCTGATACAGGGATCTTTATTTATTCATGATCACACAGTTCATTTTTACCATCTACATGCACTTGACTGGGTTGATGTTGTTTCTGCCCTTAAAGCGGATCCAAAAAAAGCATCAGAAGAAGCAAAAAAATGGGCAAACAAACTGACAGATCCTAAAACAGGAGAAAAACTGCAGCCGTGGAACGCCGGAGAGGGGACATACAGAGCTGTTCAGGAAAGACTGAAAAAATTTGTTAAAGCCGGAAGGCTTGGACCTTTTGCAAATGCATACTGGGGAAATAGATCTTACAAACTTTCTCCTGAGCAGAACCTTGTTGCTGTATCCCATTATCTTGATGCCCTTGATATGCAGAGGGAGATGGCAAAGCTTATGGCTATTTTAGGAGGCAAAAACCCACACCCACAATCCCTTGTTGTTGGCGGTGTGACATGTGTTCAGGATATAAAAAACCCAACCCGCTTAGGGCAGTTTGGGGATCTATTGAGAAAATCAAGGGAGTTTATATACAGGGCATATCTTCCTGATCTGTTGATGGCAGGTAGCGTTTATGCAGATGAAGCCCTTAAGGGTATAGGTAGAGGTCTTGGGAATTATATGGCTTACGGTGATTTCAGAATGGATGATAACCAGTGGTATAAAGGAAAGCTTTTATTCCCTCCAGGAGTTGTTCTGAATATGGATCTATCTACAGTTCATGAGCTTGATCAGTCAAAGGTAACAGAAGATGTAACACACAGCTGGTATGAATACTCTGTTAATCAGCCTTTACACCCATTTCAGGGACAGACAAAACCTAAATATACAGGCTTCAGAAAAGATGGAACAGTTGATCCTGAAGGTAAGTACTCATGGATAAAAGCCCCTATATACAACGACCATAGGGTTGAGGTTGGTCCTCTTGCCAGAATGATTGTGGGATATGCAAGGGGAGATGAAAGGATAAAACATTATGTTGACTGGCTGTTAAAATCAGGAAGATTTCCAAAAGAGGTTCTTTTCTCAACTGTAGGAAGAACTGCAGGCAGAGCTATAGAAACAGCAATAATGGTTGATGTGATGGCTGAGTGGTTGAATGAGCTTTCAAGAAATGTTGCATCAGGAGACTTAAGCACATGGACAGATTACGATTTTGATAGATTGACAAAAGGAAAAGAGAGAAAAGGATACGGTCTTACAGAGGCTCCAAGGGGAGCTTTGGGGCACTGGGTAAGGATAAAAGACGGAAAGGTAGAGAACTATCAGGCTGTTGTTCCAACAACATGGAACGGATCTCCAAGGGATTACAAAAACAGAATGGGTGCATTTGAGGCATCACTTATAGGCACTCCGGTCTCAAACCCAAATCAGCCACTTGAGATACTCAGAACGATTCACTCATTTGATCCATGCCTTGCGTGTGCTGTTCATATTATAGATACAAAAGGAAAAGAACTTGGTGTCTACAGGGTAGAGCCTGTTGGAGGTTTCTGCAATGTATAAAAAAGTGAAAAGAATGACAGCAACAATGAGGATAATACACTGGGTAAATGTTTTTTCTATTGTTGCTGCTGTAATAACAGGACTTTACATAGCCCACCCATACTACCAGAGCATGATAGCTGAAGCTGCAGCTTACAAATATGTTATGGCTTACAACAGATGGGTTCATTTTATAGCTGCAATACTTCTTGATGTTACATCAATTGCCGTTGCTTACCTTTACTTTTTCAGCAGATTTGAAAAACCTGTTAAAAAACTGATACCAAATGCCCAGAACATAAAAGAGTTTTTTGAGGTCGTTATAAACCTTCTTACCCTCAACAGAAGGAAAAATTTTGATTCATCAAAATTAGACAGTTTTAATGCTGTTTACTTTACAATTTTACATCTTCTTCTCTTTCTTATGCTGTTTACAGGTCTTCAGATGTATGTCTGGGGGCTTTACCATGGTGAATCCTCAATAGGTGCATGGTGGCCCTGGATACTGCATGTGGGAACTGACTGGACACTATGGGTTTTTGGGGGACCTCATGGAGTTAGAGTTGTTCACCATCTAATAATGTGGGTAATAATAGCCTGGGTTGCTTTTCATGTTTATTATCAGGTGTGGAGAACAATATTCTGGAGAGAAGGAGATATGGCTATTGTTTTTGGAGGTTATAAATTTAAAAAAGCAAAATAGATTATCTATCTTAAGAGCTCAGACAGGTGTATATCCCTTTCACCGTAAGGATCATCTTCAGGGGATATACACATTTTACATACGGTTCCTGCTTTTGTTTTTTCAATTAATGTTTGAATGTCCTTTATACCTTCGTTATCAATCACCTCAAGAAGTTCTGAAAGGGTTATCCTTTTACAGATACATACCTCAATTTCTTCCATATCAACCTCTAAACTTTTTTAATATTAAAAACCGTTAAAAAGGAAAAAAATATGAGAAAAATCGGTGTTGTTGGTGTTGGAAATATCCTTTTTAAAGATGAAGGAATTGGGGTTTTTGCTGTTAAATATCTTCAGGAGAACTACAGTTTTGATCCTGAAATAGATCTTATAGATGCAGGAACACTGGGCTTTGGGCTTATGAACTACCTCCATGATTATGACAGTATAATCCTTGTTGATACAATATCAGTCAACGACAAGCCCGGATCAGTTTACAGACTAACTCCAGATCAACTATCAGGTCTGTCCTCTTACCACCAGACAGCCCACGAGGTTGAGGTTCTCCAGATGATTGAGCTTACACCACTTACAGGAAAAATGGCAGATACCGTCATTATAGGAGTAGTTCCAAAAGATATAAACTCCTCACAGATAGGGCTTACAGAGGAATTAGAGGATAAACCTTTCAAAACTGTTATATCCCAGATACTGAAAGAGCTTGAGAGAATAGGTGTAAAACACAGGAAAATAAACAACAAACCCATAAAAGAGGTTGTGATGAAACATTTTGGTTCTTATAACGGAAAACTATCAGAAAAAAGGATAGGAGAATGAAAACAGAAAATAAGATAGGTCTAAAGATAAGCTTTGATTACCTGAGCGGTAATGACATACTTCTTGATCTTGTAAAGAAAATAGCAGATAAACACAGGATAAAGGGATACCTCCTGAAGGATAAAGACAGAGTTGAGATAATAGTATCAGCATCTATTGATGATATGCAGAAATTTTCAAAGGAGCTTGGAGAGAAACTCCCCTACTCAATATTTATGGGGGAAGCATCAACACAGGTAATTGAGGAACTGCCTGACTTTATCCCTGAAAAATTTGAGATAAAAAAAGATATAAACATCCTCCCCCAGAACCTTTCAATATGTCCCAGCTGTTTAAATGAGCTTTTTGATGTGAATAACAGAAGGTTTTATTTTCCTTTCATATCCTGTAACTACTGCGGATCTCACTACTCTTTTCTTTATGAATATCCATTTGAAAGAGAAAAAACTGTTTTCAGATTTTTCAAGATGTGTAGGGAGTGTGAAAAAGAGTTCAAAGACAGTAAAAGTTTCAGATACAAATACCCATTAACAGCCTGTCCCAAATGTCTAACCCCTATGTATTTTAAGGAAGGAAAGAAAGAGGCTTACCTAACAGGAAGTGATGAGATGTATCAGGCAATTAAAAAAATAACTGATCTAATAAAAGAAGGAAATCTCATACAGATTTACACAACAAACGGGGATAAGATTGTAGGATCTGTAAGCAAAGAAAACATCAGCAAAATCAGAAACATCTATGGAAGAAAACCTTTAACTGTTATGTTTACAGGGATTGATCATGTCAATAAGTATGCGGTTGCTTCACAAAACGAGCTTAAGGCTCTGGCATCACAGGAAAAGCCTACCCTTTATTTAAAGCCTACTGATCTTTTTAAGGATTTTTATGATACAGGTTTTTTCTTGGGAAAACTTCCAGACGATCCTGTTTTCCTAATGCTGTGTGAAAATCTGAAAAAAGAGGGGATAGAACATCTTATTATTGAGGATCTGAAGGAAAACATAACAGATATTGAACTTAATGCAGATATTCCTGTTATTAACCCTCAAAAAGATATGAAGATTATGGTTGTTGAGGATCTTTTTCTTATAGAAGATGGGGAAAAAGGCATAATCCCAAACATTGTCAAATCAAAGCTAACAGGAAATTTATCTATTTTTGGAGATTACGCCGCCCTTGATCTTGGAGAGGGGGAGTACCTTATAGACAGGAAGGAGAAAATAATCAACCAGATTGATGGATTTGTTGACAGTGTAGAAAGCTTTAACTATGGTGTTAAGCGGGAAGACATAAATATACCCTACAACAGAAAAAAAGAGTATAAAGACTATCAGGGGGCTATACTTTCTGTTCTGGCAGAACACAACATTATAGATAAGCCTGCTGTAGGCATATACCTATCACACAGATCAGACAACAACCTGATAGCTGTAAAATCCCATACAAAGCCATTAACCCCACTTATCAGGATAAAACCTGTCAGGATTTATAATGATTTTTCAAAAACTGTCAGTTTTATACTCAACAGCATAAAAAACTCTTCGCAAGAAGGGGACAAACTGATAAAAAACCTGTGTAAAAATTTCCCTGAAATATGCGAAAGGTTTCCAGTTGAAAACCCTGAAGGAGATTACAGATCCTCATCAAACCTTACAGCTGTGCTTAATGCTATCTCTATCTTAACTGGACTGTTTCCACACAATGATATTCATTTTTATGAAGAGCCTTTCCTTTATCTTCAGAAAAAGGCTGTTGAATACAGAGACAAAAAAGGTCTTAAGGTTGATTGTGTTCTTATTGAGAAAGATGGTGAGTTTTTCCTTGACTGGATAAAGCTTGTTCAGAGTGTTTTATCTTATAAAGTAGCAGAAGCAGAAAAAGAGATGATAGCATTTTCTGTTTTTGAAGGGATATCTGACTGGATAATAAATGAAACATCAACAGTTTTATCAAAACTGAAGATTGAGAATGTTGCTCTTGCAGGTGATCTTCTTATGAGCCCTTTGCTTTCAGGAAAACTGATTAACTATTTTTCAAAAAATCATAAATTATATATAAATAGAAAACTGCCTGTTGACAGGGTAAACATAGCCTTTGGTGGAATATTTGTTTAGGAGGAAAAAATGTGCCTTTCTATACCTTCAAAAATAGTTGAGATACTGCCTGATAACTATGCGATAGTTGACACAATGGGAGTAAAAAGGAAGGTTTCACTTGATCTGATGAGTGAGCCTGTGGATGTAGGAGATTATGTTCTCATACATGTTGGGTATGCGATGACAAAAATGAACGAAAAGGAAGCCCTTGAAAGTATAAAGATATATGAAGAGATTATTGAGAAATTAGAAAAGGAAGAAAAAAGGGAGATATTTGGGGAGTAGAAATAAATAACAGGAGGAAGAAATGGTAAATATAGCCTCAATAGCAAAGGAATTATCTATTTCGGAAGACGAACTTATTAAAGAAAGTTTAAAAGCTTACCTACAGGATAAACTTATAGAGATAGAAAGTGAGATTTTTAGGATCAAGAAAAAATTTGGTGTTACAAACATCTATGAGCTAAACAAAAAAGCTGAAAAAGGTGAAATTTCAGAAAATGAGGCATTTGAAGATTACTTCCTGTTAGATAACCTGGAAGCAGAAAAAGAAAAAATAGAAAAACTGTTGGAAAGTTTGAATGGCTAATTTAAAAGATCTTCAGAAAATTGCAGAGGTTGAATTTAAGGAAATAGTGAATCATTCCTATATAAAGGATTATAAATTGCGGGTTGTCCTAATAGATGGAAGTTTTATTGATATTTTTTTATCTCAAAAATTAAAGGATAAATTTGGATTTCACTGGGAATGTATAGACGGAAAAATTTTTAGATATGACAACTTTCCAGATAAAAAAGCAAGAAAATTAAAAAGTTTTCCTTTTCATTTTCATTATGAGAATCAAGAGAACATACAAGAAGTTCCTTTCCGAACAGAAATAGAAAATGGATTTAGAGACTTTTTAAATTTCGTCTTGGGAAAAATTAAAGAAAATCTGTGAGGAAAAAATGAAGAGTTTAGACTACCTGAAAGATTTCAGAGACCCGATTAGAATAAAGGCTTTAGCCGAAGTTATAAAAAAAGAAGCAGACAGACCTTTGAACATAATGGAGATCTGCGGGGGACACACCCACACAATAATGAAATACGGTCTAAATCAGATCCTGCCTCCCCAGATAAACTTCGTCCATGGTCCCGGCTGCCCTGTATGTATTATGCCAAAAGAGAGAATAGACCACGCCATAGCCCTTGTTCAGGACGAAAAAAACATACTGGCAACACTTGGAGATATGATAAGGGTTCCTGGATCAAAAAGCTCCCTGCAGAAAGAAAGGGCAAAAGGAAAAAATGTTAAGATGCTCTACGCCCCATTTGATATTTTAAAAATAGCAAAAGAAAATCCAGACAAAAATGTTATATACTTCGCAATTGGCTTTGAAACTACAACTCCTATGACGGCTTCGCTTATACAAAAGGTGGTAAATGAGAACATAGAAAATATATATTTCCACATAAACCATGTGCTGGTTCCTCCGCCTGTAAAAGCGATCATGGAATCAGGAGAAGCAAAAATAGACGCATTTATTGGTCCTGCCCATGTTTCTGTTATAACAGGGGCAAAGATTTATAAAGAGATTGTTAATCTTTACAAAACACCTGTTGTGGTTGCCGGTTTTGAGCCTGTTGACATAATGGAGAGCGTTTTATGGATAATCAGACAGTTTAAGGAAAACAGGAGAGAGGTGGAAATCCAGTATAAAAGGGCTGTTAGCTGGGAAGGAAACATTAAGGCTCAGGAGATGATAAACAGGTATTTAGAGCCGAGAGAAAGTTTCAGATGGAGAGGAATAGGAGATATTCCATATTCAGCACTAAAGCTAAAAGATGAATACTCCTACCTTGATGCAGAAAAAGTTTTTGCAGATATACTGCCTGATCAACCTATTGACGACCACAAGCTGTGTATATGTGGTGACATACTTAAAGGGATCGCAAAGCCTTACGAATGCAGAGTATTTGGAAAAGCCTGCACTCCCCAACACCCCCTTGGATCATGTATGGTTTCTTCAGAGGGAGCCTGCGCCGCTTATTACAGATATGGAAAGTTAGAATTAGTCTAATATAATGTATGCATACATTATTTGAGGTGATTAGATGAGAAGAACACAGATTTATTTAGATGAGGAAATTTACAAATATCTAAAGGAGGAAAGTAAAAAAACAGGCAAAAGTATTTCTGAATTAATAAGAGAAAAACTCAAAAAAGAAATTAATCAAAATAAAGAAAACCTATTGAAAGTTATAAAAGAAGTATCTGGTATATGGGACTATCAGGCTGAAGATGTTGAAGGTTCTGTAAGGAACATAAGGAAGGGAAATAGAATTGATAATTTTTGATACAGATGTGTTGATATGGATATTAAGAGGGAGAAAGGAAATTATCCAAAAAGCTGAAAAGTTAATAAATGAAACAAACGGTTATGTTTATATAACACCTGTACAAATAGCTGAAATTTATGCAGGAGCTAGAAAAAAAGAATTAAAACAGATAGAGAAGTTAATAAATAGTTTTAGGAAAATTGAGATAAATGAAGAAATAGGAAAACTATCAGGAGAGTTTATGAAAAAATATAGGAAATCTCATAATGTAGAGCTGGTGGATAGTTTAATCGTCGCATGTTGCAAAGTTTATGGATTTAAGTTGTGGACTTTGAATAAAAAACATTATCCAATGATAAAAGAAAAATTGATTTAGGAGATAAGTTATGGGAAAGATAATAATAGAGGTTGAAGAAAATATAAATCTGAAGATAAAAGCTAAAAATACAAAAGAGGGATTAAAAAAACTTAAGGAAGAATTAGAAAAAAAAGAAAAAGGTTTCTTGTTTTCATTAAAGATAAAAACGAAAAATTTTAAATTTAATAGAGAAGAATCCGAGAGCAGATAAATGAGGTATGTTTTTTTAGATACCAATATTTTGATCTACACTTTTTCAGAAGATGAACCAGATAAAAGAGCAGTTTCAAATAAAATATTGCTGGAAGAAAATTGCTTGGTATCTACTCAGGTAATTAACGAATTATCTAACATTTTATATAAGAAATTCAATATAGGATACAGGGATGCTTTAAATGTTGTGGATGAGGTCTTAACTATAGTAAATATAACTCAAGTTAATATAGAAACCGTTAATATAGAAACCATAAAAAAAGCACATTTTATTAAACATAAATATAAATATAGTTATTACGACTCTTTAATTATTTCATCGGCGTTAGAAAACAGATGTGAAGTTTTATATAGTGAGGATATGCAACATAAGCAAATAATTGAAAATGAAACGGTAATAATAAATCCTTTTGAAAGCAAAATTTGAAGCTAAAAATATTGAGGTACAGCCTATGAAACAGATACTTTTATCCCACGGTGGTGGAGGAGAAGAAACACAAAAACTGATCAAAGAGCTGTTTTTTAAATACTTTTCAAACCCTATTTTAGAAAAAATGGAAGATGCGGCTGTTTTAAACATAAACTCAAAACTTGCCTTCACAACAGACAGTTTTACCGTATCACCGATATTTTTTAAAG
Encoded proteins:
- a CDS encoding nickel-dependent hydrogenase large subunit; the encoded protein is MGKHLVVDPITRIEGHLRIEAVLDDNNVIVDAYSCATMFRGIEIIMKGRDPRDVPLLAMRICGVCTGTHYYTSTQTVEHALGILPPKNARLVRNLIQGSLFIHDHTVHFYHLHALDWVDVVSALKADPKKASEEAKKWANKLTDPKTGEKLQPWNAGEGTYRAVQERLKKFVKAGRLGPFANAYWGNRSYKLSPEQNLVAVSHYLDALDMQREMAKLMAILGGKNPHPQSLVVGGVTCVQDIKNPTRLGQFGDLLRKSREFIYRAYLPDLLMAGSVYADEALKGIGRGLGNYMAYGDFRMDDNQWYKGKLLFPPGVVLNMDLSTVHELDQSKVTEDVTHSWYEYSVNQPLHPFQGQTKPKYTGFRKDGTVDPEGKYSWIKAPIYNDHRVEVGPLARMIVGYARGDERIKHYVDWLLKSGRFPKEVLFSTVGRTAGRAIETAIMVDVMAEWLNELSRNVASGDLSTWTDYDFDRLTKGKERKGYGLTEAPRGALGHWVRIKDGKVENYQAVVPTTWNGSPRDYKNRMGAFEASLIGTPVSNPNQPLEILRTIHSFDPCLACAVHIIDTKGKELGVYRVEPVGGFCNV
- a CDS encoding cytochrome b/b6 domain-containing protein, with amino-acid sequence MYKKVKRMTATMRIIHWVNVFSIVAAVITGLYIAHPYYQSMIAEAAAYKYVMAYNRWVHFIAAILLDVTSIAVAYLYFFSRFEKPVKKLIPNAQNIKEFFEVVINLLTLNRRKNFDSSKLDSFNAVYFTILHLLLFLMLFTGLQMYVWGLYHGESSIGAWWPWILHVGTDWTLWVFGGPHGVRVVHHLIMWVIIAWVAFHVYYQVWRTIFWREGDMAIVFGGYKFKKAK
- a CDS encoding (2Fe-2S)-binding protein, which codes for MEEIEVCICKRITLSELLEVIDNEGIKDIQTLIEKTKAGTVCKMCISPEDDPYGERDIHLSELLR
- a CDS encoding HyaD/HybD family hydrogenase maturation endopeptidase, which codes for MRKIGVVGVGNILFKDEGIGVFAVKYLQENYSFDPEIDLIDAGTLGFGLMNYLHDYDSIILVDTISVNDKPGSVYRLTPDQLSGLSSYHQTAHEVEVLQMIELTPLTGKMADTVIIGVVPKDINSSQIGLTEELEDKPFKTVISQILKELERIGVKHRKINNKPIKEVVMKHFGSYNGKLSEKRIGE
- a CDS encoding HypC/HybG/HupF family hydrogenase formation chaperone, encoding MCLSIPSKIVEILPDNYAIVDTMGVKRKVSLDLMSEPVDVGDYVLIHVGYAMTKMNEKEALESIKIYEEIIEKLEKEEKREIFGE
- a CDS encoding DUF6516 family protein; this encodes MANLKDLQKIAEVEFKEIVNHSYIKDYKLRVVLIDGSFIDIFLSQKLKDKFGFHWECIDGKIFRYDNFPDKKARKLKSFPFHFHYENQENIQEVPFRTEIENGFRDFLNFVLGKIKENL
- the hypD gene encoding hydrogenase formation protein HypD — its product is MKSLDYLKDFRDPIRIKALAEVIKKEADRPLNIMEICGGHTHTIMKYGLNQILPPQINFVHGPGCPVCIMPKERIDHAIALVQDEKNILATLGDMIRVPGSKSSLQKERAKGKNVKMLYAPFDILKIAKENPDKNVIYFAIGFETTTPMTASLIQKVVNENIENIYFHINHVLVPPPVKAIMESGEAKIDAFIGPAHVSVITGAKIYKEIVNLYKTPVVVAGFEPVDIMESVLWIIRQFKENRREVEIQYKRAVSWEGNIKAQEMINRYLEPRESFRWRGIGDIPYSALKLKDEYSYLDAEKVFADILPDQPIDDHKLCICGDILKGIAKPYECRVFGKACTPQHPLGSCMVSSEGACAAYYRYGKLELV
- a CDS encoding ribbon-helix-helix protein, CopG family — its product is MRRTQIYLDEEIYKYLKEESKKTGKSISELIREKLKKEINQNKENLLKVIKEVSGIWDYQAEDVEGSVRNIRKGNRIDNF
- a CDS encoding type II toxin-antitoxin system VapC family toxin; translation: MIIFDTDVLIWILRGRKEIIQKAEKLINETNGYVYITPVQIAEIYAGARKKELKQIEKLINSFRKIEINEEIGKLSGEFMKKYRKSHNVELVDSLIVACCKVYGFKLWTLNKKHYPMIKEKLI
- a CDS encoding PIN domain-containing protein, producing the protein MRYVFLDTNILIYTFSEDEPDKRAVSNKILLEENCLVSTQVINELSNILYKKFNIGYRDALNVVDEVLTIVNITQVNIETVNIETIKKAHFIKHKYKYSYYDSLIISSALENRCEVLYSEDMQHKQIIENETVIINPFESKI